CACCGAGGTCATCCAGCTCGCCACCGCGACGTCATAGCTCGCCGTGTGCTGAAAAGCCTTGGCCGCCAGCGCCGTCCGCTCGGGCAAGGTGAACCCGCCGGACTGCGCCGCGGCGAGCACCTGGTCGTAGTCGCCACTGTCGACGACGACCGCGACGGACGGATGGTTCTTCGCGGCCGCCCGCACCATCGACGGCCCGCCGATGTCGATCTGCTCGACGCACTCGTCGGGGGTCGCGCCGCTGGCCACGGTCGCGGTGAACGGGTAGAGGTTCACCACCACCAATTCGAATGCGGCCACACCCAATTCGGCCAGCTGATCCGCGTGTTCCTGCTTGCGCAGGTCGGCGAGGATGCCCGCGTGCACCCGCGGGTGCAGCGTCTTCACCCGCCCGTCGAGGGTCTCCGGGAAACCGGTGAGCTCCTCGACCTTGGTCACCGGGATACCGGCGTCGGCGATCTTGCTCGCGGTCGAGCCGGTCGAGACCAGCTCGATGCCCGCGGCGTGCAGACCGGTCGCGAGTTCGACGAGGCCGGTCTTGTCGTAGACACTCACCAGGGCCCGGCGCAACGGCTTGCGCTCATACTCGCTCATCAGGGATTACTGCCTTTCGTCCGTCGGAAACAATGCCCCGCGTCGCGGCGGCGGCGACCACCTGCGCCAGCAACCGCCGTTCGACAACCTTGATGCGCTCGTGCAGGCTCGCCTCGTCGTCGTCGGGCAGCACCGGCACCGCCTCCTGCGCGAGGATCGGGCCGGTGTCGACGCCCGCGTCGACCAGGTGCACGGTCGAGCCGGTGACCCGCACGCCGTAGGCGAGCGCGTCCCGCACCCCGTGCGCGCCGGCGAAGGCGGGCAGCAGCGCGGGATGGGTGTTGATGATCCGGCCGCCGAAGCGCCCGAGGAAGCGCGCACCGAGGATCTTCATGAACCCCGCGGAAACCACGAGATCGGGTGCGTACCCCGCGACCGCGTCGGTGAGCGCGGCGTCCCAGGCGACGCGATCGGGGAAGTCGTTCAGCGCCACGCGGAAATGCGGCACGCCCGCCGCTTCGGCATGCGCGGTCGCCGGACAGGGACGGTCCACCCCGACGGCGACGATCCGCGCCGGGAAGTCGGCGGCGGTGGCCGCGTCGAGCAGCGCGCGCAGCAGCGATCCGGTGCCCGAGGCGAGCACGACTACGGTCGCCGGAGTCGCGGTGGGGGTCCACCGGGCAGCGGGCGACGCCACGGGTTCGGCGGCCGGCGAAGGCGGCGGGGTGGGTGAGCTCAGGGCTCTACTCCTGCGGTCGATCGGACGGCGGCCGGAACGGCTCCGCCGGGTAGAGCCTAACGACCGTCTACCCGGTGACTTTCCGGCAGGTCCGCCTCGACCACCTCGGCATCGACGATGTCCGGTGTGGTAT
This genomic stretch from Nocardia brasiliensis ATCC 700358 harbors:
- the purN gene encoding phosphoribosylglycinamide formyltransferase translates to MASPAARWTPTATPATVVVLASGTGSLLRALLDAATAADFPARIVAVGVDRPCPATAHAEAAGVPHFRVALNDFPDRVAWDAALTDAVAGYAPDLVVSAGFMKILGARFLGRFGGRIINTHPALLPAFAGAHGVRDALAYGVRVTGSTVHLVDAGVDTGPILAQEAVPVLPDDDEASLHERIKVVERRLLAQVVAAAATRGIVSDGRKAVIPDERV